From the Anguilla anguilla isolate fAngAng1 chromosome 8, fAngAng1.pri, whole genome shotgun sequence genome, one window contains:
- the ppt2b gene encoding lysosomal thioesterase PPT2 → MEESWTGDSNRGGACRALWPVLFACLAATVIGYKPVIVVHGLFDGSSDFVNLLRFINESHPGTNVSVIDLFDRSASLLPLWKQVEGFKEAIYPIMQNAADGIHFICYSQGGLVCRGILSTLPNHNVDTFISLSSPQAGQYGDTDYLKYIFPEFVKSNLFHLCYTAVGQRISICNYWKDPHHQDMYLNSSDYLALLNNERPNPNATVWKNNFLRIKRLVLIGGPDDGVITPWESSQFGFYDANETVVEMKKQDVYLKDMFGLKTLDARGDVVQCVIPGVQHTKWHSNETVYTACIQKWLT, encoded by the exons ATGGAAGAATCGTGGACCGGGGACTCCAATAGAGGCGGCGCATGCAGGGCGCTCTGGCCGGTGCTTTTCGCCTGCTTGGCGGCCACAGTGATTGGGTACAAGCCGGTAATCGTCGTACACGGGCTTTTCGACGGCTCCAGCGACTTTGTCAACTTACTTCGGTTCATCAACGAG TCCCACCCAGGCACCAACGTGTCGGTGATTGACCTGTTCGACCGCAGTGCCAGCCTGCTGCCACTATGGAAGCAAGTGGAGGGCTTCAAGGAGGCCATCTATCCCATAATGCAAAACGCCGCTGATGGCATTCACTTCATCTGCTACTCCCAAG gtggTCTGGTGTGCAGAGGAATCCTCTCCACTCTTCCTAATCACAACGTCGACACCTTcatttccctctcctctccacaggCCGGCCAGTATGGAG ACACAGACTACCTGAAGTACATTTTCCCGGAGTTCGTCAAGTCGAACCTCTTTCACCTGTGCTACACAGCCGTCGGACAGAGAATCTCCATCTGCAACTACTGGAAAG ATCCTCACCATCAGGACATGTACCTGAACAGCAGTGACTACCTGGCCCTGCTCAACAACGAGAGACCCAATCCAAATGCGACAG TGTGGAAAAACAACTTCCTGCGCATTAAGAGGCTGGTGCTGATTGGTGGACCGGACGATGGTGTCATCACACCTTGGGAATCCAG TCAGTTTGGATTCTATGACGCCAACGAGACGGTTGTTGAGATGAAGAAACAGGAT GTGTACTTGAAGGACATGTTTGGGCTGAAAACTCTGGATGCTCGTGGGGACGTGGTCCAGTGTGTGATCCCTGGAGTGCAGCACACCAAGTGGCACTCCAACGAAACAGTGTACACTGCCTGCATCCAGAAGTGGCTGACCTAG
- the cratb gene encoding carnitine O-acetyltransferase b isoform X1 — MLLKKIPSAKNGAWLFQAVFGQSVRSLSVPPQPVPTLAQTLQGYLRVLEPLLPPDELAHTREVVRKFGAPDGRGEQLQRGLEKRARNTHNWISDWWVKWAYLEDRQPLAVHSNPAIALPKQDYTDWRGQLLFASKLIAGVLDFKAKVDSGCLPVEYMRGQPLCMELFPLLFSSCRIPGPKHDHIFHYSQARRPPTHITVVRNYQFFQLEVYNSNGTPLTQSQIHDQLCRIRSQSWKTDKEPVGILTSEHRHTWGTAYHRLLRDKINKESVWLIEKGIFNLCLDSPVMRISDEKYSSRMAAQILHGGGTYSNSGNRWFDKTLQFVVGEDGSFGLLYEQATAEGPPIATLLAYVLDYCEKPELVRAPLVPLPMPKKLYFYIDYEIKRDIEHAKQNLDILINDLDIRCFTFRRFGKNFPKQVNLSPNSFIQVALQLAYYRVHNEVCASCDSATLRMFRGGRTDVIRSPTNQTLQFIRAVDDPSITREVKLDLLKQAVEAHSVLTDQALRGQAIDRHLLGLKLQAIEERLSVPRLFMDTAYGLATHFKLRTGQVPTNTDSVLCFGPQVPDGYAVCYNPQPDHVHFSVTAFNCCEDTHAETLALTLDSALCNLQELLQPAT, encoded by the exons aTGCTTCTGAAGAAAATACCCTCAGCCAAGAATGGGGCTTGGCTTTTTCAG GCGGTGTTCGGGCAGAGTGTTCGGTCCTTGTCGGTGCCACCCCAGCCCGTGCCAACCCTCGCCCAGACCCTGCAAGGCTACCTGCGGGTCCTGGAGCCCTTGCTCCCCCCGGACGAGCTGGCGCACACGCGGGAGGTGGTGCGAAAGTTTGGTGCTCCGGACGGGCGAGGCGAGCAGCTTCAGCGCGGGCTGGAAAAGAGAGCCAGGAACACGCACAACTGG ATCTCTGATTGGTGGGTTAAGTGGGCATATCTGGAGGACAGACAGCCTCTGGCAGTCCACTCGAACCCGGCCATCGCCCTACCCAAGCAGGACTACACAGACTGGAGGGGCCAGCTCTT GTTTGCCTCCAAGTTGATCGCTGGAGTTCTGGACTTCAAAGCCAAAGttgacag tggTTGTCTGCCAGTGGAGTACATGAGAGGCCAGCCCTTGTGCATGGAGCTCTTCCCTCTGCTCTTCTCCTCCTGTCGAATCCCGGGCCCCAAGCACGACCACATCTTCCACTACAGCCAGGCTcgccgcccccccacccacatcacCGTCGTGCGAAATTACCAG TTCTTCCAGCTGGAGGTGTACAACAGCAACGGCACGCCGCTGACCCAGAGTCAGATCCACGACCAGCTCTGCCGAATTCGCTCCCAGTCCTGGAAGACCGACAAGGAGCCCGTGGGCATCCTGACCAGCGAGCATCGGCACACCTGGGGCACGGCCTACCACCGCCTGCTCAGAG ataaaataaacaaagagtCTGTATGGTTGATCGAGAAAGGAATCTTCAATTTGTGTCTGGACTCGCCTGTCATGAGGATCTCTGATGAGAA GTACTCCAGTCGAATGGCCGCACAGATCCTGCATGGAGGCGGGACTTACTCCAACAGTGGGAACCGCTGGTTCGACAAGACTCTGCAG tttgtAGTGGGAGAGGATGGCTCCTTTGGGCTACTCTATGAACAAGCCACTGCTGAAGGTCCACCCATTGCAACACTCCTGGCTTACGTGCTGGACTACTG tgaaAAGCCAGAGCTGGTGAGGGCTCCCTTGGTTCCACTCCCGATGCCAAAGAAACTCTACTTCTACATTGATTATGAGATCAAGAGAGATATTGAGCACGCCAAGCAAAATCTGGACAT CTTGATTAACGACCTGGATATACGCTGCTTCACCTTCCGGAGGTTCGGGAAAAATTTCCCCAAACAGGTGAACCTCAGCCCCAACTCTTTCATCCAGGTGGCCCTGCAGCTGGCCTATTACAG GGTACACAATGAGGTTTGTGCGTCATGTGACAGCGCCACACTTAGGATGTTCCGCGGAGGTCGAACGGACGTCATCCGCTCACCCACCAATCAGACCCTTCAGTTTATACGTGCAGTGGATGACCCGTCTATCACG AGAGAGGTGAAGCTGGACCTGCTGAAACAGGCTGTGGAGGCCCACAGTGTTCTCACTGACCAG gcCCTTCGCGGCCAGGCCATCGACCGCCACCTGCTGGGCCTGAAGCTGCAGGCCATCGAGGAGCGACTGAGCGTGCCCAGACTCTTCATGGACACGGCCTACGGGCTGGCCACTCACTTCAAGCTGAGGACCGGACAG GTCCCCACTAACACGGACAGCGTGCTGTGTTTCGGGCCGCAGGTTCCAGACGGCTACGCCGTGTGCTACAACCCCCAGCCCGACCACGTCCACTTCTCTGTCACCGCCTTCAACTGCTGCGAGGATACGCACGCCGAAACGCTGGCTCTCACTCTGGACAGCGCCCTCTGCAATCTCCAGGAGTTACTGCAGCCCGCCACGTAG
- the cratb gene encoding carnitine O-acetyltransferase b isoform X2: protein MLLKKIPSAKNGAWLFQAVFGQSVRSLSVPPQPVPTLAQTLQGYLRVLEPLLPPDELAHTREVVRKFGAPDGRGEQLQRGLEKRARNTHNWISDWWVKWAYLEDRQPLAVHSNPAIALPKQDYTDWRGQLLFASKLIAGVLDFKAKVDSGCLPVEYMRGQPLCMELFPLLFSSCRIPGPKHDHIFHYSQARRPPTHITVVRNYQFFQLEVYNSNGTPLTQSQIHDQLCRIRSQSWKTDKEPVGILTSEHRHTWGTAYHRLLRGTVHYCTAHTPGAWPTTACSEVQYTTALLTHLGHGLLPPAQRYSTLLHWGMAYHRLLRGTVHYCTAHTPGAWPTTACSEVQYTTALGHGLPPPAQRYSTLLHCSHRTTAERDITHTGLLQRGTLLTQYYCREGHYSHSATAERDITHTVLLQKGTLLTQYYCREGHYSHSATAERDITHTVLLQKGTLLTQYYCRKGYYSHSATAERDITHTVLLQRGTLLTQYYCRGGHYSHTHCYCKDGNLQKETVIL, encoded by the exons aTGCTTCTGAAGAAAATACCCTCAGCCAAGAATGGGGCTTGGCTTTTTCAG GCGGTGTTCGGGCAGAGTGTTCGGTCCTTGTCGGTGCCACCCCAGCCCGTGCCAACCCTCGCCCAGACCCTGCAAGGCTACCTGCGGGTCCTGGAGCCCTTGCTCCCCCCGGACGAGCTGGCGCACACGCGGGAGGTGGTGCGAAAGTTTGGTGCTCCGGACGGGCGAGGCGAGCAGCTTCAGCGCGGGCTGGAAAAGAGAGCCAGGAACACGCACAACTGG ATCTCTGATTGGTGGGTTAAGTGGGCATATCTGGAGGACAGACAGCCTCTGGCAGTCCACTCGAACCCGGCCATCGCCCTACCCAAGCAGGACTACACAGACTGGAGGGGCCAGCTCTT GTTTGCCTCCAAGTTGATCGCTGGAGTTCTGGACTTCAAAGCCAAAGttgacag tggTTGTCTGCCAGTGGAGTACATGAGAGGCCAGCCCTTGTGCATGGAGCTCTTCCCTCTGCTCTTCTCCTCCTGTCGAATCCCGGGCCCCAAGCACGACCACATCTTCCACTACAGCCAGGCTcgccgcccccccacccacatcacCGTCGTGCGAAATTACCAG TTCTTCCAGCTGGAGGTGTACAACAGCAACGGCACGCCGCTGACCCAGAGTCAGATCCACGACCAGCTCTGCCGAATTCGCTCCCAGTCCTGGAAGACCGACAAGGAGCCCGTGGGCATCCTGACCAGCGAGCATCGGCACACCTGGGGCACGGCCTACCACCGCCTGCTCAGAGGTACAGTACACTACTgcactgctcacacacctggGGCATGGCCTACCACCGCCTGCTCAGAG GTACAGTACACTACTgcactgctcacacacctggGGCATGGCCTACTACCGCCTGCTCAGAGGTACAGTACACTACTGCACTGGGGCATGGCCTACCACCGCCTGCTCAGAGGTACAGTACACTACTgcactgctcacacacctggGGCATGGCCTACCACCGCCTGCTCAGAGGTACAGTACACTACTGCACTGGGGCATGGCCTACCACCGCCTGCTCAGAGGTACAGTACACTACTGCACTGCTCACACAGGACTACTGCAGAGAGGGACATTACTCACACAGGACTACTGCAGAGAGGGACATTACTCACACAGTACTACTGCAGAGAGGGACATTACTCACACAGTGCTACTGCAGAGAGGGACATTACTCACACAGTACTACTGCAGAAAGGGACATTACTCACACAGTACTACTGCAGAGAGGGACATTACTCACACAGTGCTACTGCAGAGAGGGACATTACTCACACAGTACTACTGCAGAAAGGGACATTACTCACACAGTACTACTGCAGAAAGGGATATTACTCACACAGTGCTACTGCAGAAAGGGACATTACTCACACAGTACTACTGCAGAGAGGGACATTACTCACACAGTACTACTGCCGAGGGGgacattactcacacacacactgctactgcaAAGACGGAAATCTACAAAAAGAAACAGTAATACTCTGA
- the ppp1r18 gene encoding phostensin — translation MSVSSLPEWKQLLLERKRKEEEEKERREREEEARLASMPAWKRGIIQRRRAKQEGGERERERGREEGTVEGEPLPQRVATTMESRVSVETIRPVRQNPFIRSQSGWRRGGQEVGGATGEEAGPEQAKVGRSQGGEAGLEREGGVREMSGVPEKERWGVRERDRGNGREAGTPQGQREEWAEPEGGGGRAYPLFPRPLGPSLRTIRAENIIIIEKDGGGEKERREKKEWGRAKEVKPGIQRQRDSEREKEREKWPEGDSEKEREREKGREGDTEREREGDREGPVVRERGWAETGVGLVSQLRSKFGEQPKPPSRSKSSDCFVPPPRREGRGPGVGGVEGAEGKAVACRGVPKRSFSFSDRAICARENGGRGEWAGPKQQGRRGDGPGTSRGGDCPNDEREGAEHHEGEGPEGAAGAEPKKEVKGVGGREVEEGSGGGGGGGETGGEKEEGFTLASLRNVEGVGFARRLLVRQEARERERMLGKGREDWRTEGEEEAAPGRRGDGGEEKTPFCPNATDSPPIVPITPIALAEHPTHRPRDPPAGGTEERERGSEAGCVPRAEVHIPRVHFYGEETTLGAGPGAGSLLPSEGGGEGGKEVERTEGWRAGRPLTRIESLREKIRQKEREREREKKREGGEVEESGTGEGEAEKEEREGERRLQAGEGEGEVEEGGMVEEERVEPPPLRHVTQEQEVAVPKPGPRLPASVERAAFSSEAAAAAAAGERSSAPPPSPGVQGPAGEQVQGAAADGSPQDSAEETEEESEGDRGERDRQPRYLPPSLSPSPARSLSPPSLVHMSRIYSFAAAGCRGAASYGGRRAEPVGRGAEPEEEGVGPGAAGQGAVQAGSGGGVAAVQKQVELLHLREQEGGRAPLHPGRKGRGEAQPAPHAHRTSQNPPQTQLHSRGTQPRQPAPPSQPQPPRSFTVTPRPEPPSPKNPPQAAPTGPSPPLFSLRTSGGTQGKRGNTITITPRKTPAGPGAARTGPAPSPAPAPTPNGTAAAPGDGGRKRYPTAEEIQVIGGYERLDRSCLVKQSRRHKGVKVCFDETQLERFCEYPSESSMMACFPCPAQPNPERENRAREGEGDEEDEEEEGSVFTSGSVRITGPEASRMLRVDESCRR, via the exons ATGTCTGTCTCCTCCTTACCGGAATGGAAGCAACTCCtgctggagaggaagaggaaggaggaggaggagaaagagaggagggaacgTGAGGAAGAGGCCAGGCTGGCCAGCATGCCCGCCTGGAAGCGAGGGATCATCCAGCGGAGGAGAGCCAagcaggaaggaggagagagggagagagagcgagggagggaggagggaacaGTAGAGGGCGAACCGCTGCCGCAGCGGGTCGCCACGACGATGGAGAGTCGGGTCTCCGTGGAGACGATCCGCCCGGTGCGCCAGAACCCGTTCATTCGCTCCCAGAGCggctggaggaggggcgggcaggaggtgggcggggctacggGAGAGGAGGCGGGCCCAGAGCAAGCAAAGGTAGGGCGGAGCCAgggtggggaggcggggctaGAGAGGGAAGGCGGAGTGAGGGAAATGAGTGGCgtgccagagaaagagaggtggggggtcagagagagggacaggggcaACGGGAGGGAGGCCGGCACCCcacaggggcagagagaggagtgggCAGAgccagaggggggcgggggtcgtGCGTACCCCCTCTTCCCCCGGCCCCTGGGTCCCTCCCTCCGAACCATACGGGCCGagaacatcatcatcatcgagAAGGATGGGGGCGG agagaaagagaggagagagaaaaaagagtgGGGGAGAGCAAAAGAGGTGAAGCCGGGcattcagagacagagagactcggagagagagaaagagagggagaaatggccGGAGGGAGactcagagaaagagagggagagagagaaagggagggagggagacacagagagagagagggagggagacagggagggccCAGTCGTCAGAGAGAGGGGTTGGGCAGAGACCGGCGTGGGGCTGGTCAGCCAGCTGCGGAGTAAATTCGGGGAGCAGCCGAAACCCCCGTCCCGCTCCAAAAGCTCCGACTGCTTCGTCCCGCCTCCCAGGAGGGAGGGGCGTggcccgggggtggggggtgtggagggggcggaggggaagGCGGTCGCCTGCAGGGGTGTCCCGAAACGCTCCTTCAGCTTCTCGGACCGGGCGATCTGCGCCAGGGAGAACGGAGGGCgaggggagtgggcggggccaaaaCAGCAgggtcgccgcggcgacggcccAGGGACGAGCAGGGGTGGGGACTGCCCCAAtgatgagagggagggggcggagcaccatgagggggaggggccagaagGGGCCGCAGGGGCGGAGCCTAAAAAAGAGGTAAAGGGAGTtggggggagagaggtagaggaagggagtggaggaggaggaggaggaggagaaacagggggagagaaggaggagggctTCACCCTGGCCTCCCTCAGAAACGTGGAGGGTGTTGGGTTCGCCCGGAGGCTCCTGGTGCGGCAGgaagcgagggagagggagaggatgctgggaaaggGCAGGGAGGACTGGAggactgagggagaggaggaagcagctccaggaaggaggggggacggaggagaggagaagacgCCCTTTTGCCCAAACGCCACGGACAGCCCCCCCATCGTTCCCATCACCCCCATCGCCCTGGCAGAGCACCCGACCCACAGGCCCAGAGACCCCCCCGCGGGGGGCacggaagagagggagagagggagcgaggccGGGTGTGTGCCCAGGGCAGAGGTTCACATACCCAGGGTGCACTTCTACGGGGAGGAGACCAcactgggggcggggccgggggcaggCTCATTACTCCcgagtgagggaggaggggagggagggaaagaggtgGAGCGGACGGAGGGCTGGAGGGCAGGGCGACCTTTGACCCGCATCGAGTCACTGCGCGAAAAGATcaggcagaaagagagggagcgggaaagagagaaaaagagggaagggggagaagTGGAAGAGAGcgggacaggagagggagaagcagaaaaagaggaaagggagggagagaggaggctgCAGGccggagagggagaaggagaagtgGAGGAAGGGGGGATGGTGGAGGAGGAACGGGTAGAGCCGCCGCCGCTCCGCCACGTCacgcaggaacaggaagtggccgTGCCGAAACCCGGGCCCCGACTTCCTGCCTCAGTAGAGAGAGCAGCGTTCTCGAgcgaagcagcagcagcagcagcagcgggagAGAGAAGCTCCGCACCACCGCCGTCTCCGGGAGTCCAGGGACCGGCAGGAGAACAGGTACAGGGGGCAGCGGCTGACGGGAGCCCCCAGGACTCTGCGGAAGAAACGGAGGAAGAAAGTGAGGgcgacagaggagagagggaccgCCAGCCGCGCtacctgcctccctctctctccccctcccccgcgcgctctctctctccgccctcGCTCGTCCACATGAGCCGCATCTACAGCTTCGCTGCGGCCGGCTGCCGGGGCGCCGCTTCCTACGGCGGCCGGAGGGCGGAGCCTGTGGgacggggggcggagccagaagAGGAAGGGGTGGGGCCAGGAGCCGCAGGGCAGGGGGCGGTGCAGGCGGGGtctggggggggcgtggctgccGTGCAGAAACAGGTGGAGCTGCTGCACCtgagggagcaggagggggggagagcgcCACTCCATCCCGGCCGAAAAGGCAGAGGAGAGGCGCAGCCCGCACCCCACGCGCACAGGACGTCCCAGAACCCCCCGCAGACGCAGCTGCACAGCCGGGGGACGCAGCCCAGGCAGCCCGCCCCACCCAGCCAGCCTCAACCCCCCCGGTCTTTCACCGTCACCCCCCGGCCCGAGCCCCCTTCACCCAAAAACCCCCCGCAGGCCGCCCCCACcggcccctcgccccccctcttTTCCCTCAGGACCTCTGGGGGCACCCAGGGCAAAAGGGGCAACACCATCACTATCACCCCCCGCAAGACCCCCGCTGGCCCGGGGGCAGCCAGGACGGggcccgcccccagccccgcccccgcccccacgcccaACGGGACGGCCGCAGCACCCGGGGACGGGGGCAGGAAGAGGTACCCCACGGCAGAGGAGATCCAGGTGATCGGGGGGTACGAGAGACTGGACAGGTCCTGCCTGGTGAAGCAGAGCCGGAGGCACAAGGGG GTGAAGGTGTGCTTTGACGAGACGCAGCTGGAGCGGTTTTGTGAGTACCCGTCAGAGAGCTCTATGATGGCCTGCTTCCCCTGCCCCGCCCAACCGAACCCGGAGCGGGAGAACCGggccagagagggggagggagacgaggaagacgaggaggaagagggaagcGTGTTCACATCCGGGAGTGTCAGGATAACAGGGCCAGAAGCGAGCCGAATGCTGAGAGTGG ATGAATCATGCCGTCGATGA
- the nrm gene encoding nurim, which produces MASVTGRNLTICIVALINFVFVFGTGAEFVRFISFRAIYHNITGGPPLCRDSVSWSEALRDSSVLRAAGVDLALLALFACQHSLLAWDPVKRACQSVLGVLNRAFYCSSTALALQVLMRCWQPVTSAPCLWTVSSAPWNTWFPLLCFTLHFLCWAIICSILLIFDYPELLGIKQVYYECLGLGDPLSLKSPRAQRLFAHLRHPVCLELCVVLWLLPTLPLDRLLLAGGLTAYLALAHSLDKQDCQYLSIQLSSKLQLFSSPPEGSAEVNGNKQD; this is translated from the exons ATGGCGTCTGTTACGGGTCGCAACTTGACAATCTGCATCGTTGCCCTCATCAACTTCGTGTTCGTTTTCGGAACTGGGGCCGAATTTGTCCGGTTCATCTCCTTCAGAGCAATTTACCACAACATCACGGGAGGGCCACCGCTATGTCGGG ATTCGGTGTCGTGGTCCGAGGCCCTGCGTGACAGCTCTGTGCTGCGTGCGGCGGGGGTGGACCTGGCGCTGCTGGCTCTGTTTGCATGCCAGCACAGCCTCCTCGCCTGGGACCCGGTCAAGCGGGCGTGCCAGTCTGTCCTCGGGGTCCTGAACCGGGCTTTCTACTGCTCATCCACGGCCCTGGCGCTCCAG GTTCTCATGCGTTGCTGGCAGCCGGTGaccagcgccccctgcctgtGGACCGTGAGCAGCGCGCCCTGGAACACCTGGTTCCCCCTGCTGTGCTTCacgctgcacttcctgtgctggGCCATCATCTGCAGCATCCTGCTCATTTTCGACTATCCGGAGCTGCTGGGCATCaaacag GTGTATTACGAGTGTCTGGGTTTGGGGGACCCCCTGTCGCTGAAGTCGCCCCGAGCCCAGCGGCTGTTTGCTCACCTGCGCCACCCGGTGTGCCTGGAGCTGTGCGTGGTCCTGTGGCTCCTCCCCACGCTGCCCCTGGACCGCCTGCTCCTGGCCGGGGGACTGACGGCCTACCTGGCCCTGGCGCACTCCCTGGATAAGCAGGACTGCCAGTACCTCAGCATCCAGCTGTCCAGCAAGCTGCAGCTCTTCAGCtcgccaccagagggcagcGCCGAGGTCAACGGTAACAAGCAagactga